The nucleotide window TTTTTTCGACACGGCGCCCGCCGAACGACCAGGCAATCCCTCTCCTCCCGACACTGACGAGTGCGAACGTTTATACGAGATGGTATTTGTCAGTTAGTATGAAAAATACTCAACAGTGGACGGGTCCAGTTACCACACGTCATGCGAGAGACGCTGTCGAACTACGGTTCGGCGTACGGGACACGAGTGTTGCTGCTGTTGGTCGTGCTGGCGGTGGTCTCACTCGCTGCGGAGCCGGCGGCCGCGAAGTACACCTGTCCGGAGTGGTACGTGCACTGCTGACCGGGCGTCCCGACAGTCTCAGCCGAACAGCTTCCCGAGGTACAACACGACGGCGACCGACTGGACGAACAGCCCGGTGGCGTAGCGCGTCACGACCGTCTCTCGGCCGACGTCGTCCAGTTCTGCGTCGTCGGTCAACTCCGACCGGAGTCCGACGGCGGTGCGTCCGTCGCGGCCCGTCGGGGGGCCGTCGTCGTCGTCCGGCTCCATCGAACGGGTCTGGCTGAGCAAGAGCCCGGCGGTACCGGCGGCCGCGACCGTCGAGACGAGGAGCACGGCGAGTCCGGGCTCGGCGCCGACGGCGACCGCGACCGCGGCGACGACCGCCAGCGTCCCGGCCGGCGCGACCAGCCCCTGGACGAGAATCCCCCGCAGCCGGTGTCGGTTCACGCCACCGTCTGAGTGGCGCCGGGTGAAAAGCGCCCCGACCGGAGCGTCGGCCGTGGCGCTGGCGTGGTCCAAACTGTTACACGCCCCGACACCGAGAGACCCGGCATGGGCACGGACCAGACGGACCCAGTCGAGGGGTCTGCCGACGGCAACGACGACGACGTCGACCTCTACGAGGTGGCGACCTGGGAAGAACGGAGCCGGCTGGACGGGTTCGCCGTCGCGCTGTACCGGTTCGGGACGGCGACGGCCCGCGGGCTGGTGATCCTGGTGGGGCTCGTCCTGTTGTTCGGGATCGGAGCGTTCTCGGCGGTGACGAGCCCGGTGGTCGGCGTGCTGACGGTGTTGTCGGCAGTGCCGGCGGTGCTGCTCGCCGGCTACGTCTACGTCTCGGACGTGACCGCCAACGAGCCGCCGGCGTTGTTGCTGGGAACGTTCCTATTGAGCGTGGTGACGGCGACGTTCGCGGCCGTGCTCAACGGGCTCGCACAGGGACTGTTCGCGGGGGTCGGGGCGGTCGGCTTCCTCCTGTTCTTCTACCTGTTCGTCGGCCCGGTGGAGGAGACGGTGAAGCTGCTCGCCGTGCGGCTGTACGCCTACCGCGACGACCGGTTCGGCGCGGTCGTGGACGGGGCCGTCTACGGGGCGATGGCGGGACTCGGGTTCGCGTTCATCGAGAACGCGTTGTACATCGAACGGGGGCTGATGGGGACGGAGCTGGGCGGCGGCCTCGCGTTCATCGCGGCCGGCTCACAGATCACGCTCACCCGCGCGCTGGCGGGGCCGGGACACGTCATCTACTCCGCGTTCGCCGGCTACTACCTCGGGCTGGCGAAGTTCAACAACGACGACTGGGGGCCGATCGTGATCAAGGGGCTCGTGATCGCGTCCCTGATCCACGCCACGTACAACTCGACGGTCGGACTCGGGTCGGCGGTGCTCGCCGCCCTGGGGCTGCCGGAGCTCGTGGCTACCTTCGCGTACATTCTGCTGTACGACGCACTGTTCGGGGCGTTGCTGCTCCGGAAGATCCACAACTATCGCCGGACGTACGAGCGGGTCGAGGCGGGCGGTGTCGGTGAGGCCGCGACCGGTGTCGCAGACGAGCCGACCGACGGGGAGAGCGGGGAGTCGACCGGGTCCGCCGCCTCGGAAGGACCGGGACCCGGACGAACGCACGAAGAGCGGCGGGGCCGTCACGCACCCGACGACGCGGTCGCGGCAGACGGCGACGACCCCAGCCGGGAGTGAGCGGTGACGCCAGTCTCCTCGTCTGCGTGCCACTGTCCCCACCGCCCCGTCGTCTCGCCCCTCTGTCGTCTGCCGTCCGTTCGTCGCGTGTGACACAGTCAAGCCCCGTCATTATCGGGGACGATAACCGACGGAGAGGTATTAAGTAGGCCGCGTGACGGAGTAGTCGGTAATGGGTCTCCTCACTGTACTGCCGGAAGCGGGGGCGGCTGCCCCGTGGTCTGAACTGTGGCTTCTGGCCTCGCTCGGACTGTTCGGGAGCAGCCTCCTCGATCGTTTCCGCGAGGAAGAAGAGACCGCCGAGAGCGACGGCGGGTCGCTGCTGGACGACGATGGGGGCGGCGGTGGCGGTGGCGGCCTCGGCGGCGGTGACGACGGCGGTGGCTTCGACGACGGCGGTCTCGGCGGGGGTGACGGCGGCGATCTCGGCGGGATGACCGAGGGGGACGACGAGGACGACGACCTCGGTGACCTCGGCGGGATGGGCGGTGACTTCGACGACGACCCGTTCGCCGAAGACGAGGACGACCAGACGGCCGAGCTCGCCAACCGTGTCGACGAACTGGAAAACGAGGTGGCGAACCTCTCCTCGACGGTGAACACGGTGCGTTCGGAGAACGAGGAGATCTCCGAACAGGTGGAAGACATCGCGGAGGACGTCCGGAACCTGTTGGACATCTACGAGATGGTCACCCGCGGTATCAACCCGTTCGTCGACGAGGGTGGCGGCGGCGGCGGGATGGGCGGCGAGATGGGTGACGGCTCCTCGTTCGGGCTGTTCGACGAGGAGGACGGCGACGGCGGCGGCGACGACGACGACGAACTGGACGAAGACATCGCCGACGCCGACGCCGAGGGGTTCTTCGACGAAGACCTCGCGGACGAAGACCCCATCGACGAGCCGGACGACGCCTTCGAGGAGGCGGACGAGGGAGAGGGGGAAGACCACGAAGAGGAGACGGACGAGGAGTTCGGCGGCGACTTCGACGACGACCTCGACGAGGAGTTCGGCGACGGCGACGACGACTTCGGCGACTTCGAGGAACCGGACGACGAGGAGGCGGACGCGGACGAACCCGACTCAGAGGAAAACATGGCGAGCGACTCAAACGGCAAGAGTTTCAGTGAACTGAAAGACGAGTACGAGTCCGGCGACGCAGACTGGGCCGAGGGGGACGAGGAGGAGCAGGACGCCTTCGAGTCCGACGACGCCGGCGGAGACGACCTCGGGATGCCCGAGGAGTCGGACGACGATCTCGGCGGGATGGACGACGATCTCGGCGGGATGAACGACGATCCCGGCGGGATGGACGACGATCCCGGCGGGATGGGCGGTGACTTCGGCGGGATGGACGGTGACCTCGGAGGAGCGGACGAGTCGGCCGAGGAGCCGTCGGAGACGGCGACACAGACGGACCCGACGGAGACACCAGACCAGGAGGGCGGCTTCGAGTTCGTCGGTGACGACGACCTCTCGGAGGGCCGACAGAAGCCGTACCTCGAACAGCTCCCCGGCGACTACGTCGGGGACCTGATGGTGATGGAGTGGCTGGAGTACCTCGTAGAGGAGGGTGACACCACGGACGCGGTCCGTGCGATCAACTACTACGAGCGCGTGGAGTGGCTCTCCCCGGAGGTGGCAGAACAGCTGAAGTCGTTCCTCTCCGGCTTCGGCGAGATCGACCGCAACCTGATCGACCGGCCGGGGACGGCGAAGCTGGACCTCCAGCACCACACCCAGAGCCTGAAGTACATCATGCAGCTGACCAACGCGACTGCCGAGTCGGTCGTTCTCGACCGGTGGCCTCAGCTCTCGGAGGGTCGCCATGGGAATCAGCGTTAGCGCCTCCACGGCCGTGATCTTCCTGGGGGTGTTCGTCGCGGCCGGCACCCTCTACCCGGCAGTCGCCAACGGCACCGAGCGGGTGATGGACGCCCGGCAGATCACGGCCGACCGGACGCTCGCGGAGAAGAACACGGGGATCAACATCACCGCAGTGGAGTACAACACTACCGGCAACGAGGTGCTGGAAGTCCGCGTCGAGAACACGGGGACGACGACTATCTCCGTCCCGGAGACGAATCTACTCGTCGACGGGAGCCCCAACTCCACCCGCGGCAGCTACAATGCTCTGGTCGGCGGGACGACGGACTCCGACGTGTTGCTCCCCGGTGAGGAGCTAGAGATCGCGGTCAACCCGGGCCTCCCGGCTGGCGTCCGCCCGGACCGGGTGAAGCTCGTCGTCGACCACGGCGTGAGCGAGTTCGAGGAGGTGCCCTGATGGCTGGCGCGTCCGTCTCGGAGATGATCCTGTTCATCGCCGCGCTGATCGTGGCGGCGTCAGTCGCCGGCACGCTGACCACCCAGGTCGACCGGGTGAGCGACTCGTTGAGCGCCCGATCGCTGGACGTGTCGAACGAGATCCGGGCGGACGTGACCGTGATCTCCGACGCCGGCGCTCGGGTGTACGACCGCAACGGCAACGGCAACGTGACGCTGTACGTGCGGAACACCGGCTCGTCTGACCTGCCAGCGGACCCCGGCAGCGTCGACGTGCTGTTCGACGGCGCCTACCAGTCGGAGGTGTCCGTCACTGTCGTCAGCGGGGGTCCGGGCTGGTCGCGTGGCGGCGTGGTGCAGATCAGCTTCCAGCCGAGTTCGGTGCCGAGCGGCGACCACAGAGTCAAACTGATCGTTCGCGAAGACGAGGAGCTGTTCCAGTTCAGAACATGAGCAGTAGAGATCAACAGTCGAGCCTCCTGTCGATCGGGATGCCGGACCGCGACCAGCTCAACAAGGAGTTGGGCGGTGGCATCCCGCGTGGGAGTATCGTCCTGATGGAGGGTGACTACGGCGCCGGCAAGTCCGCGATCACACAGCGGATGAGCTACGGACTCGTCAACGAGGGCGCGCAGGTGACGCTCCTGTCGACGGAGCTGACAGTGTCGGGGTTCATCGACCAGATGCACTCGTTGAACTACGACGTGACGAAGCCCCTGTTGGAGGAGGATCTGTTGTTCCTGGCGGCGGACTTCGACACCGGCGGGGCCTTCTCCGACGAGGAGGGCGACCGGATGGAGCTGCTCAAACGACTGATGGAGGCGGAGGTGATGTGGGACGCGGACGTGGTGTTCGTCGACACGTTCGACTCCATCCTCCGGAACGACCCGACGTTCGAGGCGCTGGTGCGACAGAACGAGGAGCGACAGGCGGCCCTGGAGATCATCTCCTTCTTCAGGGACCTGATCTCCGAGGGGAAGACGGTCGTCCTGACGGTGGACCCTTCGGCCGTCGGCGAGGAGGCGATCGGTCCGTTCCGGTCCATCGCCGACGTGTTCTTGAAGCTCCAGATGGTAGAAGTGGGTAACGATGTCCGCCGGAGCATCTCGGTGAAACGGTTCGCCGGGATGGGGAGCCAGG belongs to Halobaculum sp. MBLA0143 and includes:
- a CDS encoding PrsW family intramembrane metalloprotease yields the protein MGTDQTDPVEGSADGNDDDVDLYEVATWEERSRLDGFAVALYRFGTATARGLVILVGLVLLFGIGAFSAVTSPVVGVLTVLSAVPAVLLAGYVYVSDVTANEPPALLLGTFLLSVVTATFAAVLNGLAQGLFAGVGAVGFLLFFYLFVGPVEETVKLLAVRLYAYRDDRFGAVVDGAVYGAMAGLGFAFIENALYIERGLMGTELGGGLAFIAAGSQITLTRALAGPGHVIYSAFAGYYLGLAKFNNDDWGPIVIKGLVIASLIHATYNSTVGLGSAVLAALGLPELVATFAYILLYDALFGALLLRKIHNYRRTYERVEAGGVGEAATGVADEPTDGESGESTGSAASEGPGPGRTHEERRGRHAPDDAVAADGDDPSRE
- a CDS encoding FlaD/FlaE family flagellar protein gives rise to the protein MGLLTVLPEAGAAAPWSELWLLASLGLFGSSLLDRFREEEETAESDGGSLLDDDGGGGGGGGLGGGDDGGGFDDGGLGGGDGGDLGGMTEGDDEDDDLGDLGGMGGDFDDDPFAEDEDDQTAELANRVDELENEVANLSSTVNTVRSENEEISEQVEDIAEDVRNLLDIYEMVTRGINPFVDEGGGGGGMGGEMGDGSSFGLFDEEDGDGGGDDDDELDEDIADADAEGFFDEDLADEDPIDEPDDAFEEADEGEGEDHEEETDEEFGGDFDDDLDEEFGDGDDDFGDFEEPDDEEADADEPDSEENMASDSNGKSFSELKDEYESGDADWAEGDEEEQDAFESDDAGGDDLGMPEESDDDLGGMDDDLGGMNDDPGGMDDDPGGMGGDFGGMDGDLGGADESAEEPSETATQTDPTETPDQEGGFEFVGDDDLSEGRQKPYLEQLPGDYVGDLMVMEWLEYLVEEGDTTDAVRAINYYERVEWLSPEVAEQLKSFLSGFGEIDRNLIDRPGTAKLDLQHHTQSLKYIMQLTNATAESVVLDRWPQLSEGRHGNQR
- a CDS encoding flagellin; this encodes MGISVSASTAVIFLGVFVAAGTLYPAVANGTERVMDARQITADRTLAEKNTGINITAVEYNTTGNEVLEVRVENTGTTTISVPETNLLVDGSPNSTRGSYNALVGGTTDSDVLLPGEELEIAVNPGLPAGVRPDRVKLVVDHGVSEFEEVP
- a CDS encoding flagellar protein G, translating into MAGASVSEMILFIAALIVAASVAGTLTTQVDRVSDSLSARSLDVSNEIRADVTVISDAGARVYDRNGNGNVTLYVRNTGSSDLPADPGSVDVLFDGAYQSEVSVTVVSGGPGWSRGGVVQISFQPSSVPSGDHRVKLIVREDEELFQFRT
- a CDS encoding ATPase domain-containing protein — protein: MSSRDQQSSLLSIGMPDRDQLNKELGGGIPRGSIVLMEGDYGAGKSAITQRMSYGLVNEGAQVTLLSTELTVSGFIDQMHSLNYDVTKPLLEEDLLFLAADFDTGGAFSDEEGDRMELLKRLMEAEVMWDADVVFVDTFDSILRNDPTFEALVRQNEERQAALEIISFFRDLISEGKTVVLTVDPSAVGEEAIGPFRSIADVFLKLQMVEVGNDVRRSISVKRFAGMGSQVGDNIGFSVRSGTGIVIESRTVA